Proteins encoded within one genomic window of Brachybacterium sp. P6-10-X1:
- a CDS encoding bifunctional alpha,alpha-trehalose-phosphate synthase (UDP-forming)/trehalose-phosphatase, with protein sequence MPSSASRPVDDPTRPGHDLVVVANRLPVDSRTLPDGATEWVTSPGGLVTAMESVMHTVDSGAWVGWAGSPGQEPDPFDADGMSLYPVRLDQEDIERYYEGFSNATLWPLYHDVIVDPEFHRAWWDSYVTANRRFARTAAPVASEGGTIWIHDYQLQLVPRLIREQRADVRIGFFNHIPFPSVELFSQLPKRNQMLRGLLGADLIGFQRESDTQNFLAAVRKLLGYHVDGQTISVPGLGAAPVREVVAQTFPISIDSSKVSALTEDEEVRQRAEQLRQDLGHPRKIVLGVDRLDYTKGIRHRLKAWGELLGDGSVDPHETVMIQVATPSRERVEAYRQLRDEVELTVGRINGDHAPIGRPAVSYQHRSFDRRDMTALFMAADVVLVTALRDGMNLVAKEYVASRPDLHGVLVLSEFAGAADELRAAVMVNPHDIDELKAAILRAMAMPAEEQEEAMRSLRHQVMENDVQAWAHSFLQRLEHSGASVREPKPMVRLTGEDATDPAALDTALDAFSATPRILVASDFDGVLAPIVADRDAVHPDPAALAALRDLSEMPGVATALISGRALGDLDSHARMPSSVVLVGSHGAEVGALPPWMQAEVLDSAALSMTPEKDELLASITENLRQIARAHPGVEVETKPSAAVLHTRNARGRGGHNATESALEYAVTLPEVTVTPGKEVVEFSVVHTSKGTAIETLARASAADAWLYLGDDVTDESVFGRLGEADVGVKVGGGDTAANHRIAGTENVAAVLTRLADLRREG encoded by the coding sequence GTGCCCTCTTCCGCCTCCCGTCCCGTCGACGATCCCACCCGCCCCGGCCACGACCTCGTGGTGGTGGCGAACCGGCTGCCGGTGGACTCCCGCACGCTCCCCGACGGCGCGACCGAATGGGTCACCAGCCCCGGCGGGCTGGTGACCGCCATGGAGTCGGTGATGCACACCGTCGACTCCGGTGCCTGGGTCGGCTGGGCCGGCTCCCCCGGGCAGGAGCCCGATCCCTTCGACGCCGACGGGATGAGCCTGTACCCGGTCCGGCTCGATCAGGAGGACATCGAGCGCTACTACGAGGGCTTCTCCAACGCCACCCTGTGGCCTCTCTACCACGACGTCATCGTCGACCCGGAGTTCCACCGCGCCTGGTGGGACTCCTACGTGACGGCCAACCGCCGCTTCGCCCGCACCGCTGCGCCGGTCGCCAGCGAGGGCGGCACCATCTGGATCCACGACTACCAGCTGCAGCTGGTGCCGCGACTGATCCGCGAGCAGCGGGCCGACGTGCGCATCGGCTTCTTCAACCACATCCCCTTCCCCTCCGTGGAACTGTTCTCCCAGCTGCCCAAGCGCAATCAGATGCTGCGCGGGCTGCTGGGCGCCGATCTCATCGGCTTCCAGCGCGAGAGCGACACCCAGAACTTCCTGGCCGCGGTGCGCAAGCTGCTGGGATACCACGTCGACGGGCAGACCATCTCGGTGCCGGGCCTCGGTGCGGCTCCGGTGCGAGAGGTCGTCGCCCAGACCTTCCCGATCTCCATCGACTCCAGCAAGGTCTCTGCGCTGACCGAGGACGAGGAGGTGCGCCAACGGGCCGAGCAGCTGCGCCAGGACCTCGGCCATCCTCGGAAGATCGTGCTCGGGGTCGACCGGTTGGACTACACCAAGGGGATCCGCCACCGGCTCAAGGCCTGGGGCGAGCTGCTCGGGGACGGCTCGGTCGATCCCCACGAGACGGTGATGATCCAGGTCGCCACGCCCTCGCGGGAGCGGGTCGAGGCCTACCGGCAGCTGCGCGACGAGGTGGAGCTGACCGTCGGCCGCATCAACGGCGATCATGCCCCGATCGGCCGCCCGGCGGTCTCCTACCAGCATCGCTCCTTCGACCGCCGGGACATGACCGCTTTGTTCATGGCGGCCGATGTGGTGCTGGTGACCGCGCTGCGCGACGGGATGAACCTGGTCGCCAAGGAGTACGTGGCCTCCCGCCCCGACCTGCACGGAGTCCTGGTGCTCAGCGAGTTCGCCGGGGCGGCCGACGAGCTGCGGGCCGCCGTGATGGTCAATCCCCACGACATCGACGAGCTCAAGGCCGCGATCCTGCGGGCGATGGCGATGCCGGCCGAGGAGCAGGAGGAGGCGATGCGCTCGCTGCGCCACCAGGTGATGGAGAACGACGTGCAGGCCTGGGCCCACAGCTTCCTGCAGCGCCTGGAGCACTCCGGGGCCTCGGTGCGCGAGCCGAAGCCGATGGTGAGGCTGACCGGCGAGGACGCCACGGATCCTGCGGCGCTCGATACCGCGCTGGACGCGTTCTCGGCGACCCCGCGGATCCTCGTCGCCTCGGACTTCGACGGGGTGCTCGCCCCGATCGTCGCCGACCGCGACGCGGTCCACCCCGATCCCGCCGCCCTGGCCGCGCTGCGCGACCTCTCGGAGATGCCCGGGGTGGCGACCGCCCTCATCTCCGGACGCGCCCTCGGAGATCTGGACTCCCACGCCCGGATGCCCTCCTCGGTGGTGCTGGTGGGCTCGCACGGCGCGGAGGTGGGGGCGCTGCCGCCGTGGATGCAGGCCGAGGTGCTCGATTCGGCGGCGCTGTCGATGACCCCGGAGAAGGACGAGCTGCTCGCCTCGATCACCGAGAACCTGCGGCAGATCGCCCGGGCCCACCCCGGGGTCGAGGTCGAGACCAAGCCCTCGGCCGCGGTGCTGCACACCCGCAATGCCCGCGGGCGCGGCGGGCACAACGCGACCGAGTCGGCGCTCGAGTACGCGGTCACCCTGCCCGAGGTGACCGTGACCCCGGGCAAGGAGGTCGTGGAGTTCTCGGTCGTGCACACCTCCAAGGGCACAGCGATCGAGACCCTCGCCCGCGCCAGCGCGGCCGATGCCTGGCTCTACCTGGGAGATGACGTCACCGACGAGTCGGTCTTCGGCCGTCTCGGCGAGGCCGACGTGGGCGTGAAGGTCGGCGGCGGCGACACCGCGGCGAATCATCGCATCGCCGGCACCGAGAACGTGGCCGCCGTGCTGACGCGCCTGGCGGATCTGCGCCGGGAGGGCTGA